The Roseibium sp. Sym1 nucleotide sequence CCAGGAAAGGCACCTGTCCGCGGTCGAGAACTTCATCTTCTGCATGGAATACGGCCAGGCCCATTCCGACTATTTTTGCCTGCGCGCCTGTGACGACCTGTCCAGCCAGAACTACCTCACGCAACTGGTGGATGCACTGGAGCAGAATCCGGACAAATTGCTGGCGGCGCCCACCGTCCGGCGGATCAGTGCGGACGGGGAACGGGTCCTGCACCCGGACCCGGCGGTTTTCGGTTATCCGCAATCCCTGGCCGCAGGCACCGTGCCCCGCGGACTGACCTATCCGGCCGAATGGTGCTATGGCCTGGTGCGCGCCAAAGGCGGCGCAGAGATCCTGATCCGGCGCTGGCGCGAATATCCCCATGCCTGGTGCGTCGCATCTTATGTGGTCGCCGAATTCGTCATGCGCGACCTGGCGATCTGGGTCGAGGACGCCGAGTTTGTCTTCATGATGGGATCCGGATCGTTCGAGAAATACGGTGCCAAGACCTTTTTCGACAAATTCAGGCAGCGTCTCAACTACACGCTCGGCTGTTACAGGGTGACTGCCAAGCTGCCGCCGATCCCGCTTCGAACCCGGATAAACCTGTTCCGGCGGCTGTGGCGGGATTCCCGCGCCAAGACGCGCTACGACCTGGAAGACCATGCTCTCAGGGCCATCGGACTGCGAAAGTAGGCGAAACCTGTTTGCAGCCCGGGCCGCCTTTGCTAGATAGACGCCGAAACGACAAGGCGTGACAGGACGGGCGCCAGCCGGACGAGCTCCCGGCAACTCGACGGCGGCCTCAACGTGACCTTCCCGAGCCTGTGCAGCGCGGTTCCACCGTTCTGTGCGTTCCGGTCCGGACGGTCCATTCATGGTGTGTGTGATGAAAGCAGTAATTCTGGCGGGCGGTCTGGGTACGCGGATCAGCGAGGAATCCCACCTCAAGCCAAAGCCGATGATCGAGATCGGCGGCCGGCCGATCCTCTGGCACATCATGAAGATCTATGCCGCCAACGGGATCACCGATTTCGTGATCTGCTGCGGCTACAAGGGCTATGTGATCAAGGAGTATTTTGCCAACTACTTCCTGCACATGTCCGACGTGACCTTCCACATGGACGAAAACCGCATGGAAGTGCACCGCCAGCAGGCCGAGCCGTGGAAAGTCACCCTGGTCGACACCGGTGAAAGCACCATGACCGGCGGCCGCATCAAGCGGGTGGCGGACTATATCGACGACACCTTCTGCCTGACCTATGGCGACGGCGTCGCCGACGTGCGGGTCGACCGGCTCGTCGATCAGCACAAGGCCAGCGGCCT carries:
- a CDS encoding glycosyltransferase family 2 protein: MSKPKVLVLFPIFNGEKTMRDSLDCIAGQDYADFRAVIVDNRSTDGTAEIARAYCQKDPRFEVLTQERHLSAVENFIFCMEYGQAHSDYFCLRACDDLSSQNYLTQLVDALEQNPDKLLAAPTVRRISADGERVLHPDPAVFGYPQSLAAGTVPRGLTYPAEWCYGLVRAKGGAEILIRRWREYPHAWCVASYVVAEFVMRDLAIWVEDAEFVFMMGSGSFEKYGAKTFFDKFRQRLNYTLGCYRVTAKLPPIPLRTRINLFRRLWRDSRAKTRYDLEDHALRAIGLRK
- the rfbF gene encoding glucose-1-phosphate cytidylyltransferase; protein product: MKAVILAGGLGTRISEESHLKPKPMIEIGGRPILWHIMKIYAANGITDFVICCGYKGYVIKEYFANYFLHMSDVTFHMDENRMEVHRQQAEPWKVTLVDTGESTMTGGRIKRVADYIDDTFCLTYGDGVADVRVDRLVDQHKASGLEATVTAIQPPGRFGALDITDNQVTSFLEKPQGDGQWINGGFFVCEPSVMTRITSDDMPWETEPLQGLARDGQLGVYRHDGFWAAMDTLREKNQLEQLWQSGNAPWKVW